From a region of the Odoribacter splanchnicus DSM 20712 genome:
- a CDS encoding putative zinc-binding metallopeptidase yields MKIKIRKTTLLLLTALTLTGCDEEKLSDRSVIDDGKQQIETTQLDNWILDNITKPYGIEVIYRWEKNTGSTGTFIYPPKLENVRAILEAVRELGLETYRLKEVGGADFLLGRLPIKLYLYGGGNPDENGVERLNNPQLTAAEMCLYNVNDFNPGDADKMFVLMRSVHHQLAKRLMQLIAYDRDKFFTISGHRYTGSTELIAAQLGYASTGKEKFGLDAYANKRGFYTMLSFLSAEDDFAEIISATLTSTPKEVYDATVTAKTPDTDVDPEVNARYAKEAEQAYKEFTEKQAFVNEYVQKSWHINLKQMQVISVRRINAYIKQH; encoded by the coding sequence ATGAAAATAAAGATAAGAAAGACAACTCTTCTGCTCCTCACGGCACTCACTCTCACAGGATGCGACGAAGAGAAACTGAGCGACAGAAGCGTGATTGACGACGGTAAGCAGCAGATAGAAACCACGCAGCTGGATAATTGGATACTCGACAATATCACCAAACCCTACGGCATTGAGGTAATCTATCGCTGGGAAAAGAATACCGGCTCTACGGGTACATTCATTTATCCACCCAAATTAGAGAATGTGCGTGCGATACTCGAGGCTGTGAGAGAATTAGGTTTAGAGACCTATCGACTGAAAGAAGTGGGAGGAGCAGACTTCCTGCTCGGTCGTCTGCCCATCAAGCTGTATCTCTATGGCGGTGGAAATCCCGATGAGAACGGGGTGGAGCGCCTCAATAATCCGCAGCTCACGGCAGCGGAGATGTGCCTGTACAATGTGAACGACTTCAATCCGGGCGATGCCGACAAGATGTTCGTACTCATGCGCAGCGTACACCATCAACTGGCCAAGCGTCTTATGCAGCTCATCGCTTACGACCGTGATAAATTTTTCACCATCAGCGGGCATCGTTATACGGGTTCTACCGAGTTGATAGCAGCCCAGTTGGGCTATGCCTCTACTGGAAAAGAGAAGTTCGGACTGGATGCTTATGCCAATAAGCGAGGATTCTATACAATGCTCTCGTTCCTTTCGGCTGAAGACGACTTTGCTGAAATCATCAGCGCCACGCTCACCAGTACGCCTAAAGAGGTGTATGACGCTACCGTTACGGCAAAGACGCCTGATACGGATGTCGACCCGGAAGTGAATGCGCGTTATGCCAAAGAGGCAGAACAGGCTTATAAGGAATTTACGGAAAAACAAGCCTTCGTCAATGAATATGTGCAGAAAAGCTGGCATATCAATCTCAAGCAGATGCAAGTGATCAGTGTTCGCAGAATCAATGCCTATATAAAACAACATTAA
- a CDS encoding DUF4302 domain-containing protein, which translates to MNNRYMKYCLVLAALLLAACSSKDDVFDKSPSQRSSESITALKAELVNAPYGWRVLYFPKTDSLLFSNPSELISQHGFRGHYGYGGDCFTMKFAADNTVEMWADFTDQTAAEAVKSEYLIGRNSFTQLSFSTYNYIHRLVNDRFAGASDFLYMGKNEDGDLVFRTATYLQPAREYIVFTKLRSAEETTGFVRKAYDNRTFFEQMVNPQLLIHRGGRTYFRSDIYIKRNVETNQALLKEIKEKKYYLFLFTQKKNPIPGYPAKEMTGLGSGYAGTEHGITFRAGLRYDSKTMFFDFQRKGNRFVAELVSVYDPLLRSIRLVSKHLHPEGEFTGLEAEIWDEPVE; encoded by the coding sequence ATGAATAACAGATATATGAAATACTGTCTTGTATTGGCGGCCTTGTTGTTGGCAGCTTGTTCTTCCAAGGACGATGTGTTCGATAAATCTCCTTCGCAACGCAGCAGCGAGAGTATTACAGCCTTGAAAGCCGAACTTGTGAATGCGCCTTATGGCTGGCGGGTACTCTATTTTCCCAAAACCGACTCGCTGTTGTTCTCCAATCCGTCGGAACTGATCTCTCAACATGGATTCAGGGGGCACTACGGTTATGGCGGCGACTGCTTCACGATGAAGTTTGCGGCTGACAATACCGTAGAGATGTGGGCAGATTTCACCGACCAAACAGCGGCTGAGGCCGTGAAGAGCGAATACCTTATCGGCCGAAACAGCTTCACCCAATTGAGTTTCTCTACATATAACTATATACACAGACTCGTGAACGACCGCTTTGCCGGAGCTTCAGATTTCCTTTATATGGGCAAGAATGAGGATGGAGACTTGGTGTTTCGCACGGCTACTTACCTGCAGCCGGCACGCGAATACATAGTCTTCACCAAGCTGAGAAGCGCAGAGGAGACAACAGGCTTCGTGCGGAAAGCTTACGATAATCGCACATTCTTTGAGCAGATGGTCAATCCGCAGCTCCTTATACATAGGGGCGGACGCACCTATTTCCGGAGCGACATCTACATCAAGCGCAATGTGGAGACCAATCAGGCTTTGCTCAAGGAAATCAAGGAAAAGAAATACTATCTCTTCCTTTTCACCCAAAAGAAGAATCCCATCCCGGGCTACCCTGCCAAAGAGATGACCGGCCTTGGCTCTGGATATGCCGGGACAGAGCACGGCATAACATTCAGAGCTGGTCTGCGCTACGACAGTAAGACCATGTTTTTCGACTTTCAGCGTAAGGGCAACCGATTTGTGGCTGAACTGGTATCGGTCTACGACCCGTTGCTGCGTAGCATCCGTTTAGTGAGCAAGCACCTGCATCCCGAAGGAGAGTTCACAGGACTCGAAGCGGAAATATGGGACGAGCCCGTAGAATGA
- a CDS encoding RagB/SusD family nutrient uptake outer membrane protein, which translates to MKRNISLLLFATAAWLFVGCNNFLDKSPDSELNVDIDSEEKIAELLTGAYPEASYIPFLEPRTDNVEERVNGVHSRLNESMFFWGDYDQEDLDTPLNYWNACYKGIAQANKALELLSRYPKSERVKALYGEAFLLRAYLHFMLVNIWSEPYGGKTTNPGIPYITKPEKNALVDYQRGTVNEVYAQIEKDLKLGISLVSDIYYKHPKFHFNKKAAYAFASRFYLMKGEWKEVIAYADYVLGGDPKTQLRPWRQYADVFEFNHRSLYRRYAAASEPANLLLTTTESRLARTTPSEKYGSTFNTVDKIFAQKGIEGGGDYAKMNFIGTYIFTSSTAPVTTGRYLAKFDEFSTSESIGTKPRGLYVTNVLFTVDEVLLNRMEAYAMLKNYSHAIDDLLQYMQGKFGFMPSVDRAVYTSTNSDNYNIYTPFYGLTLKQLAMVKLFLDFRQKEFYQEGLRWFDIRRFHLAVKRSSKSSYYFPLEKEDPRKVLQIPTEAIQRGLAANPRERQEPIR; encoded by the coding sequence ATGTTGATATTGACTCCGAGGAAAAGATTGCGGAACTGCTTACAGGAGCTTATCCCGAGGCAAGCTATATCCCCTTTCTGGAGCCTCGCACCGATAATGTGGAAGAGCGTGTCAACGGTGTTCATTCGCGCCTGAATGAGTCCATGTTCTTTTGGGGAGACTACGATCAGGAAGACCTCGATACGCCTTTGAACTATTGGAATGCCTGCTATAAGGGCATCGCACAGGCCAATAAGGCTTTGGAACTACTGAGTCGCTATCCCAAGAGCGAACGTGTAAAGGCCTTGTATGGAGAGGCCTTCCTGTTGCGAGCTTACCTGCACTTTATGTTGGTCAACATCTGGTCGGAACCTTATGGGGGAAAAACGACCAATCCGGGCATTCCTTATATTACGAAACCTGAGAAAAATGCTTTGGTAGACTATCAGCGAGGTACGGTGAACGAAGTCTATGCCCAAATCGAAAAGGATTTGAAATTGGGCATATCCTTAGTTTCAGACATCTATTATAAGCATCCTAAGTTTCATTTCAATAAGAAAGCAGCCTATGCCTTTGCCTCTCGCTTCTACCTGATGAAGGGAGAATGGAAAGAGGTCATTGCATATGCGGACTATGTTCTTGGCGGAGATCCCAAGACACAGCTCCGCCCTTGGCGGCAATATGCCGACGTATTCGAGTTCAACCACAGAAGTCTCTATCGCAGATATGCCGCTGCGAGCGAGCCGGCGAACTTGTTGCTGACCACTACAGAGTCGCGTCTGGCACGTACTACGCCCAGCGAGAAATATGGTTCCACATTCAATACGGTAGACAAGATTTTTGCTCAAAAGGGCATTGAGGGCGGGGGAGATTATGCAAAGATGAACTTCATAGGTACCTATATCTTCACTTCGTCAACCGCTCCTGTTACTACCGGTCGCTATTTGGCCAAGTTCGACGAGTTTTCTACCTCCGAAAGCATCGGCACAAAGCCCCGTGGACTTTATGTAACGAATGTGCTCTTCACCGTCGACGAGGTGCTCTTAAACCGGATGGAAGCCTATGCCATGTTGAAGAATTACAGCCATGCCATCGACGATTTACTGCAATATATGCAGGGAAAGTTCGGGTTTATGCCCTCCGTAGACCGTGCCGTGTATACATCTACAAACAGCGACAATTATAATATCTATACTCCTTTCTACGGGTTGACACTAAAACAGCTGGCCATGGTGAAACTCTTCCTTGATTTCCGGCAGAAAGAATTCTATCAGGAGGGTCTGCGTTGGTTCGACATACGGCGTTTCCATTTGGCCGTAAAACGCTCGTCGAAGAGTTCCTACTACTTCCCGCTGGAAAAAGAAGACCCCAGAAAAGTGCTCCAGATACCAACCGAAGCCATTCAAAGAGGTCTTGCCGCCAATCCGCGCGAGCGCCAGGAACCAATCCGATAA
- a CDS encoding fibronectin type III domain-containing protein translates to MIHRIYFILLLLSLSFTAKAQLGKELILNGGFEEYAKVTPPPSGEDDEEDEEEEPPGYFDPYQKPLYWYFNSSLFYTRTKDAHSGVFAVKVYPNGGSFFSRDENFNPYHIAIEAGGEYRLTYWYKGNVKNPNITVTVDWYKGTTSIKKETRDKEKATDFSDQWQQKTFTFKAPAGVDKAGVGLYIENDYMSAESGGCILIDDISFVQTKEGKPSAALEAPSNVVVRPQQREMELSWNAIAEENVSYQIIMNGEKVATTEGTSYIVERLEPGKSYQFSVCSVKGSDISAPSAPLTQQTQRMNTGIDEEDRVPYLYTVREVGTCPRTLRLFYHDLADPDAKIIYRVDGMPVTPVNGSIIFTGKGQHILQIEITETPERKWDIEYKLYVD, encoded by the coding sequence ATGATACATAGAATCTATTTCATTTTATTATTATTGTCGCTTTCGTTTACGGCGAAGGCACAGTTGGGGAAAGAACTAATTCTCAATGGCGGATTTGAAGAATACGCCAAAGTTACGCCTCCTCCATCAGGAGAAGACGACGAAGAGGATGAGGAGGAAGAACCTCCCGGCTATTTTGATCCTTATCAAAAACCGCTTTATTGGTATTTCAACTCGTCGTTATTCTATACGAGAACCAAGGATGCGCACAGCGGTGTATTCGCCGTGAAAGTATATCCCAATGGGGGCTCGTTCTTCTCGCGCGACGAGAATTTCAACCCTTATCACATCGCGATTGAGGCTGGCGGAGAATACCGCCTTACCTATTGGTATAAGGGTAATGTCAAGAATCCCAATATCACGGTAACGGTAGACTGGTATAAGGGCACGACATCCATAAAGAAAGAGACGCGCGACAAAGAAAAAGCAACGGATTTCTCGGATCAGTGGCAACAGAAGACATTTACATTCAAGGCTCCTGCTGGAGTAGACAAGGCTGGAGTGGGCCTCTATATTGAAAACGATTACATGTCGGCAGAATCCGGCGGTTGCATTCTTATCGACGACATCTCATTCGTGCAGACCAAAGAGGGGAAACCCTCAGCGGCGCTCGAAGCGCCTTCCAATGTCGTGGTCAGACCGCAGCAGCGAGAAATGGAGCTGTCGTGGAATGCCATTGCCGAAGAAAATGTAAGCTATCAAATCATAATGAATGGAGAAAAAGTGGCCACTACAGAAGGGACATCCTATATCGTCGAGCGACTCGAACCGGGCAAATCCTATCAGTTCAGCGTGTGTTCTGTCAAGGGGTCGGATATATCGGCTCCTTCTGCTCCGCTCACGCAACAGACCCAACGGATGAATACGGGCATTGACGAGGAAGATCGCGTTCCTTATTTGTACACAGTGCGTGAGGTCGGAACCTGTCCCCGCACACTGCGGTTGTTCTATCACGATTTGGCCGATCCCGACGCCAAAATCATATACAGGGTAGACGGAATGCCTGTGACGCCTGTTAATGGTAGCATTATCTTCACAGGCAAGGGGCAGCATATCCTGCAAATCGAAATCACAGAGACTCCTGAACGCAAATGGGATATAGAATACAAATTGTATGTGGATTAG
- the ltrA gene encoding group II intron reverse transcriptase/maturase has translation MRNPEQVLNILAGHSNEPEYKYERLYRILFNEQMFFAAYQRMYAKPGNMTPGTDGKTEDEMSIDRINKLIESIKDETYSPNPAKRIYIPKKNGKMRPLGIPSFEDKLVQEAVRMVLEAIYEGHFEWTSHGFRPNRSCHTALKSLQNNFNGAKWFIEGDIKGFFDNIDHDVLIEIMKGRIADDRFLRLIRKFLNAGYMEEWQFNKTYSGTPQGGIISPVLANIYLDKFDKYMNEYANKFNKGTVRSRNKDICKLNSRVHYLKRRINEVEDVNVRTRMVEELHEKQKRILTMPSGNDMDRNFRRLRYLRYADDFLIGVIGTKNECETIKADITKFMQEKLRLEMSQEKTLITNAQDSAKFLGYEIYVRKDYATKRNSNGTVRRYFNGNVILHVSREVIKNKLLSLEAMKVVTKRGKETWVSKGRTYMIDNEAHEIVSQFNTEIRGFYNYYSIANNASALGRSFGCIMKFSMYKTLAQKLNMSVRKVIETYRKDNLFAVPFVNKGGETKYRVFYNEGYARKTDCETAPSDNLPYMFKTPSLSLIERLTTKTCELCGKHGEVVMHHVRTLKELKGKNDWERKMLYMHRKTLVVCAECNAKIQSCDK, from the coding sequence ATGAGAAATCCAGAGCAAGTATTAAACATTTTAGCTGGACACAGCAACGAGCCTGAGTATAAATACGAAAGGCTCTACCGTATTCTATTCAATGAACAGATGTTCTTTGCCGCCTACCAACGTATGTATGCAAAGCCGGGAAACATGACACCCGGCACTGATGGCAAAACAGAGGATGAAATGAGCATTGATAGGATAAACAAACTCATAGAGAGTATAAAGGATGAGACTTATAGTCCCAATCCTGCAAAGAGAATTTACATTCCGAAAAAGAATGGGAAGATGCGTCCGTTAGGAATACCGTCTTTTGAAGACAAATTGGTTCAAGAGGCAGTAAGAATGGTGCTTGAAGCTATATATGAGGGACACTTTGAGTGGACATCGCACGGCTTCAGACCAAACAGAAGCTGCCACACAGCACTGAAAAGTCTACAAAATAATTTCAACGGTGCAAAATGGTTCATCGAGGGAGATATAAAAGGCTTCTTTGACAACATAGACCATGATGTGCTGATAGAAATAATGAAAGGCAGAATAGCAGATGACAGATTTCTTCGTCTGATACGGAAATTCCTCAATGCAGGGTACATGGAAGAGTGGCAATTCAACAAGACTTATTCAGGGACACCGCAAGGTGGTATCATAAGCCCTGTTTTGGCAAATATATACCTTGACAAGTTCGATAAGTACATGAATGAATATGCCAACAAATTCAATAAAGGGACAGTAAGAAGCCGCAACAAGGATATTTGCAAACTCAACAGCAGAGTACACTACCTAAAACGTAGGATAAATGAAGTAGAGGATGTAAACGTAAGAACAAGGATGGTAGAAGAACTGCACGAAAAGCAGAAGCGGATACTAACAATGCCAAGTGGCAACGATATGGACAGAAATTTTCGCAGACTGAGATATCTGCGCTACGCCGATGATTTTCTAATCGGGGTTATCGGAACGAAAAACGAATGTGAGACAATCAAAGCTGACATCACCAAGTTTATGCAGGAAAAGTTAAGGCTGGAGATGTCACAGGAAAAGACTTTGATTACAAATGCACAAGACAGCGCAAAATTTTTGGGTTACGAAATATATGTCCGTAAAGACTATGCCACAAAGAGAAACAGTAACGGAACAGTGCGCAGATACTTCAACGGGAACGTGATATTGCACGTTTCAAGAGAAGTAATCAAGAATAAACTGCTCAGCCTCGAAGCCATGAAAGTTGTCACCAAACGCGGCAAGGAAACATGGGTGTCAAAAGGCAGGACTTATATGATTGACAATGAAGCGCACGAGATTGTATCTCAGTTTAATACCGAAATACGAGGGTTCTACAACTATTACTCAATAGCAAACAATGCATCGGCTTTGGGACGCTCTTTCGGCTGTATTATGAAGTTCTCCATGTACAAAACTCTTGCTCAAAAGCTGAATATGTCAGTGAGAAAAGTCATTGAAACATACCGCAAGGACAATCTCTTTGCCGTGCCTTTTGTAAACAAGGGAGGAGAAACCAAGTACAGGGTATTCTACAATGAGGGTTACGCCCGTAAAACGGATTGTGAAACAGCCCCAAGTGACAATCTGCCGTATATGTTCAAAACACCATCGTTAAGTTTGATAGAAAGGCTTACAACAAAAACGTGCGAACTATGTGGCAAGCACGGAGAAGTGGTAATGCACCATGTCCGCACTCTCAAAGAGTTAAAAGGTAAAAATGACTGGGAACGCAAAATGCTCTATATGCACAGAAAGACTTTGGTCGTATGTGCGGAGTGTAACGCAAAAATCCAGAGCTGTGATAAGTAA
- a CDS encoding DUF4856 domain-containing protein, translating into MKKNIAIYIMLLLAPLTFLSCDQWGGETVESAYREPQIPDPTYQFKRNGSSSIDYLECGLLRDPLDYIYNSYLKIASIMYQANMDKVQDYFCNGEFGLKPKEELASSPLHKADRARILKDVEDIFQTTGVLSGLSKPSPGTYRNRKAKPGQGGYVGTNIGDVNIAFANEKGVIVAEMFNGIVWGGVYLDKILNTHLNDSLYNDTRLRREHESTTLLPGRNYTELEHHWDLAYGYYQYWLPFIQTSGLSVLRESRIKIYNAFAIGRQALTEFRYEEVQAQLLLIRDELSKVAAVRAMSLLVGEITLVNLDEDINNALVFLSKGCGAVYGLQFTLQASGNPYLSYEEATHFIAQLTAGSGLWDKQRLLGSESTEGSLKNVAAAIGKCYGLTLDDIKHSN; encoded by the coding sequence ATGAAAAAGAACATTGCAATTTACATCATGTTGCTCTTGGCTCCATTGACATTCCTTTCGTGCGATCAATGGGGGGGTGAGACCGTGGAGTCTGCTTATCGCGAACCGCAGATTCCTGATCCGACCTATCAATTCAAACGCAATGGTAGCAGCAGTATAGACTATCTGGAATGCGGCCTTCTGCGCGATCCGCTTGACTATATTTACAACAGTTATCTCAAAATCGCTTCGATAATGTATCAGGCCAATATGGACAAGGTACAGGACTATTTCTGCAATGGAGAGTTCGGCTTGAAGCCTAAGGAAGAGCTGGCGTCGTCTCCTCTGCACAAGGCCGACAGGGCACGCATACTGAAAGATGTGGAAGACATCTTTCAGACAACGGGCGTGTTGAGTGGACTGTCTAAGCCGAGTCCCGGAACTTATCGCAACCGCAAGGCAAAACCCGGACAAGGCGGATATGTGGGCACGAATATCGGTGATGTCAACATTGCCTTCGCCAACGAGAAAGGAGTGATAGTGGCAGAGATGTTCAATGGCATCGTATGGGGAGGGGTCTATTTGGATAAGATCCTCAATACGCATCTCAACGACAGTCTATACAACGACACCCGACTACGCCGTGAACATGAAAGCACAACATTACTCCCGGGACGGAACTATACGGAACTTGAACACCACTGGGACCTTGCCTATGGCTATTATCAGTATTGGCTGCCCTTCATACAGACAAGCGGCCTGTCTGTGTTGCGCGAAAGCCGAATTAAGATCTACAATGCCTTTGCAATCGGCCGTCAGGCGCTCACCGAGTTTCGCTATGAGGAAGTGCAAGCTCAGTTGCTGCTTATTAGGGACGAATTGTCGAAAGTGGCTGCCGTGCGGGCTATGAGCCTGCTGGTCGGCGAGATAACCCTTGTCAACTTAGATGAAGACATCAACAATGCCTTGGTGTTTCTTTCCAAGGGCTGCGGTGCCGTTTACGGACTGCAATTCACCTTGCAGGCCTCGGGTAATCCCTACCTTTCCTACGAAGAAGCAACACATTTCATCGCACAGCTCACGGCCGGCAGCGGATTGTGGGACAAACAGCGGCTGCTTGGCTCGGAATCGACCGAAGGATCTCTCAAGAATGTGGCGGCGGCCATCGGTAAATGCTATGGGCTGACACTCGACGATATTAAACATTCCAATTAG
- a CDS encoding helix-turn-helix domain-containing protein, whose translation MTEKNALKMNLDHERKIVELQSRVNKLENLCYMTKEVLNLEEASAFLGIAKSTLYKMTHLNQLPYFKPAGKLIFFEKKALLDWVRGARAMSEEEIRLEAANRLNEMNNRP comes from the coding sequence ATGACAGAAAAGAACGCATTAAAGATGAACCTCGACCATGAGCGCAAGATAGTGGAGCTTCAGTCGAGAGTGAACAAGTTGGAAAACCTTTGCTATATGACAAAGGAAGTGTTGAACCTTGAAGAGGCATCCGCCTTTCTCGGCATTGCCAAGAGTACGCTCTACAAGATGACGCATCTTAACCAGTTGCCGTACTTCAAGCCTGCTGGCAAGCTCATCTTCTTTGAGAAGAAAGCCTTGCTTGACTGGGTGCGAGGAGCAAGAGCAATGTCGGAGGAGGAGATAAGACTGGAGGCTGCAAACCGTCTGAATGAAATGAACAATAGACCATAG
- the gldE gene encoding gliding motility-associated protein GldE has translation METDAYDAAQSIFRGTFDLADIVFLIILLFLLLCSALASASEVAYFSLSPGELEKLKEKGYDKVANLHQKPNLLLSTILITNNFVNVGIVILSTYLVNSLFDFSGNPVLGFIIQVIGVTFIILLFGEIIPKLYANRSQVKMAIFMAGPLTFLTYLFRPLSTLLIRSTSLISKRMAKKDGLSMDQLSKALELTEDAEINDEKDILEGIVRFSNIAAIDIIRPRINIIALDIEDSFEVVKNVVIEHGYSRLPVYRENLDTIEGILYVKDLLAHLKEPQNFAWQSLIRPAYFVPETKKINDLLEEFQVKKVHMAIIVDEYGGTSGIVTMEDILEEIVGEINDEYDEKEETYTKLSNNTYIFEACTLLNDFIKIVDADPDSFKDIEGEADTLAGLILEIKGELPGKNDVITYQSHKFTILEVDNRRIKKIKYEKN, from the coding sequence TTGGAAACAGACGCTTATGACGCGGCACAAAGTATATTCCGCGGAACTTTCGATCTTGCAGACATTGTTTTTCTGATTATTCTTCTATTCCTTCTGTTATGTTCAGCATTAGCTTCTGCCTCAGAAGTAGCCTATTTCTCTCTATCTCCCGGAGAATTAGAAAAATTGAAAGAAAAAGGTTACGATAAAGTAGCCAATCTTCACCAAAAGCCGAATCTATTACTATCGACCATTCTGATTACTAATAATTTCGTAAATGTAGGTATAGTCATTCTATCGACTTATCTGGTTAATTCTTTATTCGATTTTTCGGGTAATCCTGTGTTGGGATTTATCATTCAGGTGATAGGGGTCACTTTCATCATCCTTTTATTCGGTGAGATTATACCCAAATTATACGCTAATCGCTCACAGGTAAAAATGGCCATTTTTATGGCAGGTCCTTTGACTTTCCTCACTTATCTTTTCCGTCCTTTATCGACCTTATTGATCCGGTCAACTTCCCTTATCAGCAAACGAATGGCCAAAAAAGACGGCTTATCCATGGATCAGTTATCCAAAGCCCTGGAATTGACCGAAGATGCAGAAATCAACGACGAAAAAGATATTTTAGAGGGAATCGTACGGTTCAGCAATATCGCTGCCATCGATATCATCCGTCCCCGCATCAACATTATAGCCCTGGATATCGAAGATAGTTTCGAAGTAGTCAAAAATGTGGTAATCGAACACGGGTATTCCCGCTTGCCGGTATATCGTGAAAATCTGGACACCATCGAAGGTATTTTGTACGTCAAAGACTTGCTTGCCCATCTGAAAGAGCCTCAGAATTTCGCATGGCAATCGTTGATCCGTCCGGCCTATTTCGTACCGGAGACCAAAAAAATCAATGATTTGCTGGAAGAATTCCAGGTAAAAAAGGTCCATATGGCCATCATCGTCGACGAATACGGAGGAACTTCCGGGATCGTAACCATGGAAGATATTCTGGAAGAAATTGTCGGAGAAATCAACGATGAATATGATGAAAAAGAAGAAACCTATACGAAATTATCCAACAACACCTATATTTTCGAAGCCTGTACTCTATTAAATGATTTTATTAAAATCGTAGATGCAGATCCGGATAGTTTCAAAGATATCGAAGGAGAAGCCGATACCCTGGCCGGTTTGATTCTGGAAATCAAGGGAGAATTGCCCGGAAAGAACGACGTAATCACTTATCAAAGCCATAAATTCACAATTTTGGAAGTCGATAACCGCCGGATAAAAAAAATCAAATACGAAAAAAATTGA